A genomic stretch from Dyella sp. M7H15-1 includes:
- a CDS encoding alpha-glucuronidase family glycosyl hydrolase, which produces MLAVLMLTMGSLSCATRARAEDGYDLWLRYRLLTPEQVKRYRRHASELVVDSFTPTQIAIRKELQRGLSGLLGQNLRTSDTVTGDGAIIVGTVSSSFIAHLRLDTANLGHDGYVIRSVVADGHTAIAIVGNNDTGALYGAFHFLRLLQTGQPIEHLDLRESPQIKLRVLDHWDYLNGKVERGYAGASMWDWWKLPDWRDPRYTDYARANASIGINGTVLNDVTDGATILTPFYLEKVAALADVFRPYGIRVYLSIRFSAPMEIGGLKTADPLDSRVQAWWRAKADEIYKRVPDFGGFLVKANSEGQPGPKDYGRTHADGANMLADVLAPHGGVVMWRAFVYSQANPDDRAKQAYNEFKPLDGHFRNNVLLQVKNGPIDFQPREPFHPLFGAMPKTALMMEFEITKEYLGFATHLVYLGPLYEEVLSSDTMSRGKGSTVAKVVDGSLEGHSLTGMAGDANIGTDRDWCGSDFNQANWYVFGRMAWDPTQSSRALAEDWVRMTFTNNEAFVKSVVAMMMGSREAAVDYMTPLGLLHLMGPGHHYGPAPWDASESEADWRPVYYHRADHQGIGFDRTRTGSNAVAEYAPPIATQFNDLKQTPDQFLLYFHHVPWEYRMRSGQTLWYELVAHYTQGVDDVKKMRETWRHLDGYIDDERYQQVATFLAIQEKEAQWWRDACIAYFQSVSGLPLPVGYAPPLHSLRYYESLSFLYVPGFSSW; this is translated from the coding sequence ATGCTTGCAGTGCTTATGCTGACCATGGGTTCGCTGTCATGTGCAACACGAGCACGTGCCGAAGACGGATACGATCTATGGCTACGCTATCGACTGCTCACCCCCGAACAGGTGAAGCGCTATCGCCGCCATGCTTCCGAGCTGGTTGTCGACTCCTTCACGCCCACTCAAATCGCCATTCGCAAGGAATTGCAGCGCGGGCTGAGTGGCTTGCTCGGGCAGAACCTGCGTACGTCTGACACGGTGACGGGCGACGGCGCCATCATTGTCGGTACGGTGTCATCCTCTTTCATCGCACACTTACGTTTGGATACCGCGAACCTTGGTCATGATGGCTATGTGATTCGAAGCGTTGTCGCAGATGGACATACAGCTATCGCCATCGTTGGCAATAACGATACGGGTGCGCTGTACGGTGCCTTTCATTTCCTTCGCCTGTTGCAAACGGGACAACCCATCGAGCATCTCGACCTGCGCGAATCACCGCAGATAAAACTGCGGGTTCTCGATCACTGGGACTACCTCAATGGGAAGGTCGAACGCGGCTACGCTGGCGCCTCGATGTGGGATTGGTGGAAGCTTCCAGACTGGCGGGACCCACGGTATACCGATTACGCACGCGCCAATGCTTCCATCGGCATCAACGGAACGGTGCTTAATGATGTCACCGATGGCGCCACGATCCTCACACCGTTTTATCTGGAAAAAGTCGCCGCCTTGGCTGACGTATTTCGTCCTTACGGTATTCGCGTTTATCTCAGCATACGCTTCAGTGCACCGATGGAAATCGGTGGACTGAAAACGGCCGACCCACTTGACTCACGGGTGCAGGCCTGGTGGCGTGCTAAAGCGGATGAAATCTACAAACGTGTTCCCGACTTCGGTGGCTTCCTGGTCAAAGCCAACTCGGAGGGACAGCCCGGCCCGAAAGATTACGGACGCACCCATGCCGATGGCGCGAACATGCTTGCTGATGTCCTGGCACCGCACGGAGGCGTGGTGATGTGGCGAGCCTTTGTCTACTCGCAAGCCAATCCGGACGATCGCGCCAAACAGGCTTATAACGAGTTCAAACCGCTCGACGGCCATTTTCGCAACAACGTGTTGTTGCAGGTCAAGAATGGCCCGATCGATTTCCAGCCGCGCGAACCCTTCCATCCGCTCTTTGGCGCCATGCCGAAGACAGCGTTGATGATGGAGTTTGAGATCACCAAGGAATACCTCGGCTTCGCCACGCATCTGGTTTATCTGGGGCCGCTGTACGAAGAAGTGCTGTCATCCGACACCATGTCGCGCGGCAAAGGCTCGACCGTGGCGAAGGTGGTCGACGGATCATTGGAAGGTCACTCACTGACAGGCATGGCTGGCGATGCGAATATCGGCACCGATCGCGACTGGTGCGGCTCTGATTTCAATCAGGCCAATTGGTATGTGTTCGGTCGGATGGCCTGGGATCCAACGCAGTCGTCACGCGCCCTCGCCGAAGATTGGGTGCGGATGACCTTTACCAACAACGAAGCTTTCGTCAAATCGGTCGTCGCCATGATGATGGGCTCGCGCGAAGCCGCCGTCGATTACATGACGCCGCTGGGCTTGCTGCATCTGATGGGTCCCGGCCATCATTACGGCCCCGCCCCCTGGGATGCCAGCGAATCGGAAGCCGACTGGCGGCCCGTTTACTACCATCGCGCCGACCACCAAGGTATCGGTTTCGATCGCACCCGCACCGGCAGCAATGCGGTTGCCGAATATGCGCCACCCATCGCGACGCAATTCAATGACCTGAAACAAACGCCAGACCAGTTCTTGCTTTATTTCCACCATGTGCCGTGGGAATACCGCATGCGCTCGGGCCAGACGTTGTGGTACGAACTAGTTGCGCACTATACGCAAGGCGTCGATGACGTGAAGAAGATGCGCGAAACCTGGCGTCATTTGGATGGCTATATCGATGATGAGCGCTATCAGCAAGTCGCCACGTTTCTTGCTATCCAGGAAAAAGAGGCGCAATGGTGGCGCGATGCCTGCATTGCCTATTTCCAGAGTGTTTCTGGCTTGCCGTTGCCGGTGGGCTACGCGCCGCCGCTGCACTCGCTCCGCTATTACGAGTCGCTTAGCTTTCTGTATGTGCCAGGGTTTTCGTCGTGGTGA
- a CDS encoding DUF2845 domain-containing protein, translating into MRRYPLFVILLVCSASAHALESLRVGNQLVVVGDSAAKVKALMGNPSTRTKSSSGKSSSKVKTTSPSVSKSKRQEAKEKGETWQYQRDGHTTIFTMAHGKITHIEDVAR; encoded by the coding sequence ATGCGCCGTTATCCTCTTTTCGTCATCTTGTTGGTTTGTAGTGCCAGTGCGCATGCGCTGGAAAGTTTGCGCGTTGGCAATCAGTTGGTGGTGGTGGGTGACAGCGCGGCCAAGGTGAAAGCGCTGATGGGGAATCCTTCTACGCGAACGAAGAGTTCAAGCGGGAAGAGTTCGAGCAAAGTCAAGACCACTTCCCCATCGGTCAGCAAGAGCAAACGGCAAGAAGCGAAGGAGAAAGGGGAGACGTGGCAGTATCAGCGTGATGGGCATACCACGATCTTTACCATGGCGCATGGCAAGATCACGCATATCGAGGATGTCGCCCGGTGA
- the aceF gene encoding dihydrolipoyllysine-residue acetyltransferase — protein sequence MADLKEARVPDIGGHADVPVIEVLVKPGDTVEKDQSLITLESDKATMEIPAPFAGAIKELKLKVGDEVSEGALIALIESVGAADSASPSTPQGEGRGEGTTSPAAPAPSRASASPSPQQGEGAKAPQVKEEPAPLGGRGVLPGNAPEGDVAPQARPPFDAKLVMPGDAPYATPAIRAFARELGVDIQQVKGSGRGGRIVREDITAYVKHALASGARPVSGGAVAAGGGLNLLPWPKVDFAKFGEIEEKPLSRIQKISGANLARNWAMIPHVTQHEDADITELEAFRKKLGEENKDLKITPLVFQIKAVVAALKKFPTFNASLDETGEKLVLKKYFHIGIAVDTPDGLVVPVIRDGDKKGLLDLATELGEISKKARDKKLGPNDMSGGCFSISSLGGIGGTAFTPIVNAPEVAILGVSKAQTKPVWNGKEFAPRLILPLSLSYDHRVIDGALAARFASFLATQLGDIRRLLL from the coding sequence ATGGCCGACCTCAAAGAAGCCCGCGTTCCTGATATTGGCGGACACGCGGATGTGCCCGTCATCGAAGTGCTGGTCAAACCCGGTGACACGGTCGAGAAAGATCAAAGCCTGATCACCCTGGAATCGGACAAGGCCACGATGGAAATACCCGCGCCGTTCGCTGGCGCGATCAAGGAATTGAAATTGAAGGTTGGCGATGAGGTCTCCGAAGGTGCGCTGATCGCCCTTATAGAAAGCGTCGGCGCAGCCGACTCCGCGTCCCCCTCTACCCCCCAGGGAGAGGGTAGGGGTGAGGGGACAACCTCGCCTGCAGCTCCTGCCCCTTCGCGCGCAAGCGCGTCCCCCTCTCCCCAACAGGGAGAAGGAGCCAAAGCCCCCCAGGTCAAGGAAGAACCCGCACCGTTGGGCGGACGCGGCGTACTTCCCGGTAATGCGCCGGAGGGTGATGTAGCCCCACAAGCCCGTCCGCCGTTCGACGCCAAGCTGGTCATGCCGGGCGATGCCCCCTATGCCACGCCGGCCATCCGCGCCTTTGCGCGTGAGCTGGGTGTGGATATCCAGCAGGTGAAGGGCAGTGGCCGTGGCGGTCGTATCGTGCGCGAGGACATCACGGCTTACGTCAAGCATGCACTGGCTTCTGGTGCGCGTCCCGTGTCAGGTGGCGCAGTGGCGGCTGGCGGTGGCCTCAACCTGTTGCCGTGGCCGAAGGTCGACTTCGCCAAGTTTGGCGAAATTGAAGAGAAGCCGCTGTCGCGCATCCAGAAAATTTCGGGTGCCAACCTCGCGCGCAACTGGGCGATGATCCCGCATGTCACCCAGCACGAAGATGCCGACATCACCGAACTGGAGGCCTTCCGCAAGAAGCTCGGTGAAGAAAACAAGGATCTGAAGATCACCCCGCTGGTATTCCAGATCAAGGCAGTGGTCGCGGCGCTGAAAAAATTCCCCACCTTCAATGCTTCGCTCGATGAAACAGGCGAAAAGCTGGTCCTCAAGAAGTATTTCCACATCGGCATCGCAGTGGATACGCCTGATGGTCTGGTCGTGCCGGTGATCCGCGATGGCGACAAGAAAGGTCTGCTGGACCTGGCCACGGAACTAGGCGAGATCTCCAAGAAGGCGCGTGACAAGAAGCTCGGCCCGAACGACATGTCCGGTGGTTGCTTTTCCATCTCTTCGCTTGGTGGCATTGGCGGTACAGCGTTCACACCGATCGTCAACGCGCCGGAAGTGGCCATCCTGGGTGTGTCCAAAGCACAGACCAAGCCGGTGTGGAACGGCAAGGAATTTGCGCCACGTCTGATCCTGCCCCTGTCGCTCAGCTACGATCACCGTGTGATCGACGGTGCGCTGGCTGCACGCTTCGCCTCCTTCCTTGCCACCCAGCTCGGCGACATCCGTCGCCTGCTGCTCTGA
- a CDS encoding mechanosensitive ion channel domain-containing protein has translation MLERLLQLSIDDLSAFAHQHGPSLIGALLVLLMGNWLARCLANFLQRAMNRASVDPTLSGFLRNLFYGVVIAVLIVIALQTAGVPSAPLLAALGAGGLAIGLALQGSLSNLAWGVLLIVFRPFKVGDFIHAGGVDGTVEGINLMHTQLVLADNREAVVPNAKIGADAIINFSRRGTRRFELRVGIGYRDDIGKAIDVIRRLFANDPRILIDPSPTVWTDGLGESSVHLLLRAYTSTHDFWPAQTDLLRAVKEQFDAEGISIPFPQREIRVVNMPTGER, from the coding sequence ATGCTTGAGCGTCTCTTGCAGCTTTCCATCGACGACTTATCGGCGTTTGCTCATCAACACGGCCCGTCCTTGATCGGCGCCTTGCTGGTTTTGTTGATGGGCAACTGGTTGGCCAGATGTCTGGCAAATTTCCTGCAGCGTGCGATGAATCGCGCCTCGGTCGACCCTACGCTGAGCGGCTTTTTGCGCAATCTGTTTTATGGCGTGGTGATTGCCGTGCTGATCGTGATCGCCTTGCAGACAGCGGGCGTTCCCAGCGCACCATTGCTCGCCGCGCTGGGTGCTGGTGGTCTGGCGATTGGCCTGGCCTTGCAAGGGTCCTTGAGCAATCTGGCCTGGGGTGTGCTGCTGATCGTGTTTCGCCCTTTCAAGGTGGGCGATTTTATCCATGCAGGTGGCGTCGACGGCACGGTTGAAGGCATTAATCTCATGCATACCCAGTTGGTCTTGGCCGACAATCGTGAAGCCGTGGTGCCCAATGCCAAGATCGGCGCGGACGCCATCATCAATTTCAGCCGGCGCGGTACGCGGCGCTTCGAACTGCGTGTGGGCATCGGTTACCGCGATGATATCGGCAAGGCCATCGACGTGATACGGCGCTTGTTCGCGAACGATCCGCGTATCCTGATAGACCCGTCGCCAACCGTCTGGACCGATGGCCTGGGCGAAAGTTCGGTGCATTTGCTGCTGCGCGCCTACACCAGCACCCATGATTTCTGGCCCGCGCAAACCGATCTGCTGCGTGCCGTCAAGGAACAATTCGATGCCGAAGGCATCAGCATTCCGTTTCCGCAGCGCGAAATACGCGTCGTAAATATGCCGACCGGTGAACGCTGA
- a CDS encoding universal stress protein: MVKYSLVGYDSSDSSQRAFRFAMEMARCGGGRVRVVYVLQVTQGGADACALMITDESRQRSQELLEELRAIAPEATDRVDLEITHGSPGDVLLNQVRQHPDIDHIVIGHTSRGALGRWLLGSVSEDVLAGAHVPVTVVR; the protein is encoded by the coding sequence ATGGTCAAGTATTCGCTGGTTGGCTACGACAGTTCCGATTCGTCGCAACGTGCCTTCCGCTTCGCCATGGAGATGGCGCGTTGCGGCGGTGGCCGCGTGCGCGTGGTGTATGTGCTGCAGGTGACCCAGGGCGGCGCGGATGCCTGCGCGCTGATGATTACCGATGAATCTCGCCAACGCAGCCAGGAACTGCTGGAGGAACTGCGCGCTATCGCTCCGGAGGCCACCGACCGCGTGGATCTAGAGATCACCCATGGCAGTCCGGGGGACGTCCTGCTCAACCAGGTCCGCCAGCACCCGGACATCGACCATATCGTGATTGGCCATACCTCAAGAGGCGCCCTGGGTCGCTGGCTGCTGGGTTCGGTGTCCGAGGATGTGCTGGCCGGAGCCCACGTGCCGGTGACCGTGGTCCGTTAA
- a CDS encoding ferritin-like domain-containing protein, whose product MDYRSALPWTLESLTFANIDIARVRHNQDLFLLLCSASFVESGSDLYTHNLIEHFDGDQELQDWLREHWEHEELQHGRALAAYVRHVWPEFDWDTGFKAFWDDYGALCTNEQLEPSRGLELAARCVVETGTASLYRALNDIVDEPVLKQLTRHIKSDEVRHYKHFYQAFRRYRESERLGRYKVFRAILRRVNEIRHEDSDIALRHVFNQCYPQHKDNKAEFQKVVGPAQALLRRHIPAEMMVKMLLKPLDLPPRLQQSLEKPLAKISEKLFLQ is encoded by the coding sequence GTGGACTACCGCTCCGCTCTGCCTTGGACTCTGGAAAGCCTGACTTTCGCGAATATCGATATTGCCCGCGTACGGCATAACCAGGATCTTTTCCTGTTGCTTTGCAGCGCCTCGTTTGTGGAAAGCGGCTCGGACCTGTACACACACAACTTGATCGAACACTTCGACGGCGATCAGGAACTGCAGGATTGGCTGCGTGAGCATTGGGAGCACGAAGAGTTACAACACGGCCGCGCGTTGGCCGCCTATGTGCGTCATGTCTGGCCCGAGTTCGACTGGGATACCGGCTTCAAGGCGTTCTGGGACGATTACGGCGCGTTGTGCACCAACGAACAACTGGAGCCCTCACGCGGCCTGGAGCTGGCCGCCCGCTGCGTGGTGGAAACGGGCACCGCCAGCCTGTACCGCGCCTTGAACGATATCGTCGACGAACCCGTGCTCAAGCAGCTCACCCGCCACATCAAGAGCGACGAAGTGCGGCATTACAAGCACTTCTACCAGGCCTTCCGGCGTTATCGGGAAAGCGAACGGCTAGGGCGATACAAGGTGTTCCGCGCGATTTTGCGCCGCGTCAACGAGATCCGCCATGAGGACAGCGACATCGCGCTGCGCCACGTGTTCAACCAGTGCTATCCGCAGCACAAGGACAACAAGGCGGAGTTCCAGAAAGTGGTTGGGCCAGCCCAGGCGCTGTTGCGCCGGCATATCCCGGCGGAAATGATGGTGAAGATGCTGCTCAAGCCGCTGGATCTGCCGCCACGCCTACAGCAATCACTGGAAAAGCCGCTGGCGAAGATCAGCGAGAAGCTGTTCTTGCAATAA
- a CDS encoding peroxiredoxin, whose amino-acid sequence MRRFSIVLAMICLLGLLAIPVRAGVGLDNPQVGQAAPNFRLEDQNGHWRTPADYHGRWLVLYFYPKDFTPGCTTEVCAFRDSIIKLRQAGADVVGVSLDDVKSHAEFAAKYHVPFPLLSDAKRQVAIGYGVLTSAVGLHFAKRTTFLIDPSGKIAKIYRDVDPEKNSAQVLNDLDTLKKAAN is encoded by the coding sequence ATGCGTCGCTTTTCAATCGTGCTTGCGATGATCTGCCTGTTGGGCCTCCTGGCGATCCCGGTGCGGGCGGGAGTGGGGCTGGACAATCCGCAGGTTGGCCAGGCCGCCCCCAACTTCCGTCTGGAAGACCAGAACGGGCATTGGCGCACGCCGGCTGATTACCATGGACGTTGGCTGGTGCTTTATTTCTATCCCAAGGATTTCACCCCAGGCTGTACGACCGAGGTATGCGCCTTCCGAGATTCCATCATCAAGCTGCGCCAAGCGGGTGCCGATGTGGTTGGAGTAAGCCTGGACGACGTGAAATCGCATGCCGAATTCGCAGCCAAGTACCACGTACCCTTTCCCTTATTGTCTGACGCCAAGCGTCAGGTGGCGATCGGCTATGGCGTACTGACTTCGGCAGTCGGCTTGCATTTCGCCAAGCGCACGACGTTTCTGATCGATCCCAGTGGCAAGATCGCCAAGATCTACCGTGACGTGGATCCAGAGAAAAATTCCGCTCAGGTACTGAACGACCTTGATACCCTGAAAAAGGCTGCTAACTGA
- a CDS encoding DUF2383 domain-containing protein — MSLTPRYLCNGLIRRSIELRALYRHAAVQVNEPGLRTVLDEEAQSLDEVIAELQAQMRYHALEPATRSRLLGLARQRFDTLLARGMPRRDGAWIRLLARKEQRLLKAFERALNRVAMGDMNATLHRQLPRLQSIDLDMHSLAKAVGH; from the coding sequence GTGTCGCTCACACCCCGATACCTGTGCAATGGTCTGATCCGCCGCAGCATTGAGCTGAGGGCGCTGTATCGTCACGCCGCTGTGCAGGTGAACGAGCCCGGACTGCGCACGGTGCTGGATGAAGAGGCTCAGTCGCTGGACGAGGTGATCGCCGAGCTTCAGGCGCAGATGCGCTATCACGCCTTGGAGCCCGCCACCCGTAGTCGCCTGCTCGGTCTGGCGCGCCAGCGCTTCGATACCTTGCTCGCCCGAGGCATGCCCCGGCGTGATGGCGCTTGGATACGCCTGCTGGCCCGCAAAGAGCAGCGCCTGTTGAAAGCCTTCGAGCGCGCGCTCAACCGGGTGGCCATGGGCGATATGAACGCGACCTTGCATCGCCAGCTCCCCCGCCTGCAGTCGATCGATCTGGACATGCACAGTTTGGCCAAGGCCGTGGGTCACTGA
- a CDS encoding type 1 glutamine amidotransferase domain-containing protein, whose amino-acid sequence MKILMVLTSHDQLGNTGHKTGFWLEEFAAPYYTFKDASVDIVLASPKGGQPPLDPKSEAPDAQTEATHRFHADAAAVKALSATLKLTDAAKGEYDAVFYPGGHGPLWDLAEDKDSIALIEHTYASGKPVGAVCHAPAVFRHTRGKDGQPLVKGKSVTGFSNSEEAAAGLTDVVPFLVEDMLKANGGQYVKKADWQSHAVTAGHLVTGQNPASSVMVAQAVLALLH is encoded by the coding sequence ATGAAAATCCTGATGGTTCTGACTTCGCACGACCAGCTTGGCAACACCGGCCACAAGACCGGTTTCTGGCTGGAAGAATTCGCCGCGCCTTACTACACCTTCAAGGACGCCAGTGTCGATATCGTGCTCGCATCGCCCAAGGGCGGACAGCCACCGCTTGATCCCAAAAGCGAGGCCCCCGACGCGCAGACAGAAGCAACGCACCGTTTCCATGCTGACGCGGCAGCCGTCAAGGCCCTGTCGGCCACGCTCAAGCTCACCGATGCCGCCAAGGGCGAGTATGACGCCGTGTTTTATCCGGGCGGCCACGGTCCGCTGTGGGATCTGGCCGAAGACAAGGACTCGATCGCCCTGATCGAACATACCTATGCCTCAGGCAAGCCGGTGGGCGCGGTTTGTCATGCACCGGCGGTATTTCGCCATACGCGCGGCAAGGATGGTCAGCCATTAGTGAAGGGCAAGTCGGTAACCGGCTTCAGCAATAGCGAAGAAGCGGCTGCCGGGCTTACCGATGTCGTGCCCTTCCTGGTCGAGGACATGCTCAAGGCTAACGGTGGCCAGTACGTGAAGAAGGCTGATTGGCAATCTCATGCCGTGACGGCGGGTCATCTGGTGACTGGGCAGAACCCGGCTTCATCGGTAATGGTGGCGCAAGCGGTTCTGGCGTTGTTGCATTGA
- the dinB gene encoding DNA polymerase IV, with the protein MDAFYASVEQRDDPALRGKPVVVAWRGARSVVCAASYEARKFGVRSAMPAVRAERLCPQAIFVPPDFTRYKAVSRQVRDIFTRHTDLIEPLSLDEAYLDVTLTKTDSPSATATAEAIRAAIREETGLTASAGVAPNKFLAKIASDWNKPDGLFVIRPHQVMAFLAPLPVGRLPGVGKVMEAKLEALDIKTVSELRELPLTDLEMRFGRWGRRLHELSLGIDEHAVQPNQLTLQVSSEDTFEHDLTLDELESHIRRLAEKTWSAHQREAQRGRIARTIVLKLKTADFHTLTRSLTPSWRPRSATELADLACALRERVERPADSRYRLVGVGLSGFVDQDSFMAQDDLFDNMPPP; encoded by the coding sequence ATGGACGCGTTCTACGCGTCGGTGGAACAGCGTGACGATCCTGCACTGCGCGGCAAACCCGTGGTGGTGGCGTGGCGTGGTGCGCGTTCCGTTGTGTGTGCGGCCAGTTATGAAGCACGCAAATTTGGCGTGCGTTCGGCCATGCCGGCCGTGCGTGCCGAGCGGCTTTGCCCACAAGCTATTTTCGTGCCGCCGGATTTCACCCGCTACAAGGCGGTATCGCGGCAGGTGCGCGACATCTTTACACGGCACACCGATCTGATCGAACCGTTGTCGCTGGACGAGGCTTATCTCGACGTCACCCTCACCAAGACGGATTCGCCCTCTGCCACGGCAACCGCTGAGGCCATTCGCGCAGCCATTCGTGAAGAAACAGGGCTCACCGCATCAGCCGGGGTGGCCCCCAACAAATTCCTGGCCAAGATCGCCTCGGATTGGAACAAGCCCGATGGCTTGTTTGTGATTCGTCCACACCAAGTCATGGCCTTCCTTGCGCCGTTGCCGGTGGGCCGCCTGCCAGGCGTAGGCAAGGTGATGGAAGCAAAACTGGAAGCCCTCGACATCAAGACCGTGAGTGAACTGCGCGAGCTACCACTCACTGACCTCGAAATGCGCTTTGGTCGCTGGGGTCGACGCCTGCATGAATTGTCGCTAGGCATCGATGAGCATGCGGTGCAGCCCAATCAGCTCACCTTGCAGGTTTCGTCCGAAGACACTTTCGAGCATGATCTCACGCTTGATGAACTCGAATCGCATATCCGCCGACTTGCTGAGAAAACCTGGTCGGCACATCAGCGCGAAGCACAACGAGGACGTATCGCACGTACGATCGTGTTAAAGCTGAAGACGGCGGATTTTCACACGCTTACACGCAGCCTTACACCATCCTGGCGGCCACGTTCGGCCACTGAGTTGGCTGACTTGGCCTGCGCGTTGCGCGAACGCGTGGAACGCCCCGCTGACAGCCGCTATCGCCTGGTTGGCGTAGGTTTATCTGGCTTTGTAGATCAGGATAGTTTTATGGCGCAGGACGACCTCTTCGACAACATGCCACCACCCTGA
- the lpdA gene encoding dihydrolipoyl dehydrogenase, with protein sequence MANTIEVKVPDIGGHENVPVIELMAKIGDTVAKEQSLITLESDKATLEIPSSAAGVIKEFKLKLGDEVSEGTVIAILETVSEADSAPPPSSPGEVREEGSTSPSTPTSPAPSPQPSPQSGEGAKASQAAASSGKAADIECKLVVLGSGPGGYTAAFRAADLGVDTVLVERYTTLGGVCLNVGCIPSKALLHAAAVIDEAEAMAAHGVSFGKPKIDLDKLRGFKTKVVSQLTSGLAGMAKQRKVRTVQGVGTFVSPNEMEIDTAEGKKLLRFEYAIIAAGSQSVQLPAFPWDDDRIMDSTGALELKDVPAKLLVVGGGIIGLEMATVYGGLGSEVTVVEFMDQIIPGTDADLIKPLAKRLGSKLKGVHLKTKVVDAKATKKGIEVSYEGESIPKTSVFDRVLVSVGRSPNGNKIGADKAGVAVTERGFINVDTQMRTNVPHILAIGDLVGQPMLAHKATHEAKVAAEVVAGQKSHFDARVIPSVAYTDPEIAWVGVTEREAKEKGLKIGVGKFPWVASGRAIGIDRTEGFTKLLFDEETHRVVGGGIVGPHAGDLISEIGLAIEMGAEAADIGLTIHPHPTLSESVGMAAEVYEGTITDLYMPKKK encoded by the coding sequence ATGGCTAATACGATCGAAGTGAAAGTTCCCGACATCGGCGGTCACGAAAACGTACCGGTGATCGAGCTGATGGCAAAAATCGGCGACACCGTGGCGAAGGAACAAAGCCTCATCACGCTGGAATCCGACAAGGCGACGCTGGAGATTCCCTCCAGCGCTGCCGGTGTAATCAAGGAATTCAAACTCAAGCTGGGTGATGAAGTTTCCGAGGGCACCGTGATTGCCATCTTGGAAACCGTCAGCGAAGCCGACTCTGCGCCTCCCCCTTCCTCCCCGGGAGAGGTCAGGGAGGAGGGATCAACCTCACCAAGCACTCCCACAAGCCCCGCCCCCTCTCCCCAACCCTCTCCCCAAAGTGGAGAGGGAGCCAAAGCGTCGCAAGCGGCAGCGTCATCCGGAAAAGCCGCCGATATCGAATGCAAACTCGTCGTGCTCGGCTCCGGTCCAGGCGGCTATACGGCGGCATTCCGCGCCGCCGACCTTGGCGTCGACACCGTGCTGGTGGAACGCTACACCACCCTCGGCGGCGTCTGCCTCAACGTCGGCTGCATCCCGTCCAAGGCGCTGCTGCACGCCGCTGCGGTGATCGATGAAGCCGAAGCCATGGCCGCGCACGGCGTGAGCTTTGGCAAGCCGAAGATCGACCTCGACAAGCTGCGCGGCTTCAAGACCAAGGTAGTTAGCCAACTCACCAGTGGCCTCGCTGGCATGGCCAAGCAGCGCAAAGTGCGCACCGTGCAAGGCGTCGGTACCTTCGTGTCGCCGAACGAGATGGAAATCGACACCGCCGAAGGCAAGAAGCTGCTGCGCTTCGAATACGCCATCATCGCGGCCGGCTCGCAGTCGGTGCAGTTGCCTGCGTTCCCATGGGACGACGACCGCATCATGGATTCCACCGGCGCGCTGGAACTGAAGGACGTGCCAGCCAAGCTGCTAGTTGTCGGCGGAGGCATCATCGGCCTGGAAATGGCTACGGTGTATGGGGGACTCGGCAGCGAAGTGACCGTGGTCGAGTTCATGGACCAGATCATTCCCGGTACCGATGCCGACCTGATCAAGCCGCTGGCCAAGCGCCTCGGCAGCAAGCTCAAAGGTGTACACCTCAAGACCAAAGTGGTCGATGCCAAGGCCACCAAGAAAGGCATCGAGGTCAGCTACGAAGGCGAGAGCATTCCTAAAACCAGCGTGTTCGATCGCGTGCTGGTCTCGGTGGGCCGCTCGCCCAACGGCAACAAGATCGGTGCGGACAAGGCCGGCGTGGCCGTCACCGAGCGCGGCTTTATCAACGTCGATACGCAGATGCGCACCAATGTGCCGCACATCCTCGCCATCGGCGACCTCGTCGGCCAGCCGATGCTGGCGCACAAGGCCACGCACGAAGCCAAGGTCGCCGCAGAAGTCGTGGCTGGCCAGAAGAGCCACTTCGATGCACGCGTCATTCCGTCCGTGGCCTACACCGATCCGGAAATCGCCTGGGTGGGTGTGACCGAGCGTGAAGCCAAGGAAAAGGGTTTGAAGATCGGTGTCGGCAAATTCCCGTGGGTGGCTAGCGGCCGCGCTATCGGCATCGACCGCACCGAAGGCTTCACCAAGCTGCTGTTCGATGAAGAAACCCATCGTGTGGTCGGCGGTGGCATCGTTGGTCCGCATGCCGGTGACCTCATCTCGGAAATCGGGCTGGCGATCGAAATGGGTGCGGAAGCGGCGGACATCGGCCTGACCATTCATCCACATCCGACGCTGAGCGAATCGGTGGGCATGGCAGCCGAGGTTTACGAAGGCACGATCACCGATTTGTACATGCCGAAGAAGAAATAA